Part of the Anomalospiza imberbis isolate Cuckoo-Finch-1a 21T00152 chromosome 29, ASM3175350v1, whole genome shotgun sequence genome, ACCGGGACCCCACAAAGGGACACCGGGACCCCATGAAGGGACACCGGGACCCCACGAAGGGACACTGGGACCCCACAAAGGGACACTGGGACCCCATAAAGGGACACCGGGACCCCACAAAGGGACACTGGGACCCCATGAAGGGACACCAGGACCCCATAAAGGGACAGCAGGACTCCATAAAGGGACACTGGGACCCCATTCCATAGGGCAGGACTCTATCAAAGGACACCGGGACCCCCTTCCTTGGGGACAGGACCCCATGAAGGGACACCGGGACCCCATAAAGGGACACTGGGACCCCATAATGGGACACTGGGACCCCATAAAGGGACAGCAGGGCCCTGTCCCATGGGGCAGGACCCCATGAAGGGACAGCAGAACCCCATAATGGGACACTGGGACCCCATAATGGGACACTGGGACCCCATGAAGGGACACCGGGACCCCATGAAGGgacagcagggccctgttccGTGTCCTCAGGACCCCCTCCGCTGTCCCCAGGCCCCTCTGCGTGTCCTCTGGACCCTGTCCCGTGTCACCAGCGTCCTCTGCGTGTCCCCAGATCCCCTCCCAGTGTCACCGGTGCCCTCTCCCGTGCCACCACGACTGTCTCCGGTGTCACCATCACCTCCTCCGGTGTCACCAGCGCCCTGCCCGGTGTCTCCGGGCCCTGCCCCGTGGGACAAGACCCTGTCCGGTGTCACCAGCGCCCTCTGCGGTGTCACTAGCGCCCCGTCCCGTGCCACCAGCCCCCCCTCTCGTGCCACCAGCACCCTGCCCGGTGTCCCCAGACCCTGTCCGGTGCCGCCGGCCCCTGTCCGGTGTCCCCACAGCCCGGTGCGATGTCCCGAGATCCCTGTGCGATgtgcccacagccctgcccggtgtccccagcccctgcccggtgtccccagttcccgtttcccggtgtccccagcccctgcccggtgtccccaggccccgtttcccggtgtcccccccgcACTCACCGCCCGCTCCCGCCGCAGCCACCGCAACCTGTTACCTtcgcccaagccccgcccctcgCCACTGATTGGCCAGCGCCACCTCAAACCCCGCCCAATGGGCGCGGCTCCATACAACAAACCCCGCCCACCACCGCACCGGTGCTGCGTCACGTGGGGCGCCGCCATATTGAGAAGGGAACCGTGCTCTTGCCGGTATTTCCGCCACGCTCAAGGTGGCGGCGAAACCACGCCCACTCCGTACGGCGGCGGGACGCGGCCGCGCTTCCTCGGCGCAGGCGCAATCGCGGCGTGACTAAGATGGAGGTcggggcagcgccgccgccgtTCTGGGCCGGGGGTCCGGCCCCGGGACAAACGTACATCCCCCGGGCCCTGGGACACACCGGCATCGCCCCCCGGGCCACCGGCACCGGGTCCGCCGCGCTGCCCGCCGGCCGCACCCTGTGAGGGCAGCGGGAGCGCgggaagggctgggggggatgggggagggaactgggggggaactggggagactggggggtccctgagggggcagggaaatggggagaCTGGGGGGATTCGGGGAGGGGAAACggggggatctggggagggCCTTTGAACTGGTGTGACTGGGATCCATACTGGTGTGACCGGGATCCATACCGGTGTGACCGGGATCCATACCGGTGTGACCGGGATCCATACCGGTGTGACCGGGATCCATACCGGTGTGACCGGGATCCATACTGGTGTGACTGGGATCCATACCGGTGTGACCGGGATCCATACTGCTGTGACCGGGATCCATACTGGTGTGACCGGGATCCGAAGTGGTGTGACCGGGATCCATACCGGTGTGACCGGGATCCATACTGGTGTGACCGGGATCTATACTGGTGTGACCGGGATCCGAAGTGGTGTGACTGGGCTCTCGGTGTGCCAGGAGCCCGATGGTGACCGGCGCGTCCGTGCTGGGGCTGAAGTTCTCCGGGGGTGTGATGCTGGCCGCGGACATGGTGGGATCCTACGGATCCCTGGCACGATTCCGGGGGATCTCCCGGCTCCTCAAGGTCAACGACTCCACTGTGCTCGGAGCCTCGGGGGACCTGGCGGATTTCCAGCACCTGcggcagctcctggagcagatGGTGTAAGATTCCCGGGAATTCCCAGGCCAAATTCCCTCGGGAATTCCAAGATTCCCCATCCCACAATCTCCAGTTGATtcctggggatttgggaatttcccATCCCCAATATTTTTGGTGCGCCAATCCCCAGAATTCCTCTGCTCTGATCCCAGAATTCCTTGAGCACAGATCCCTGAATTCCTTGAGCACGAATCCCTGAATTCCTTGGCATTCCACCCCCAAATTCCGCGGTGTTTTTTTGCTCTGCTCCAATCCCTGAATCCCCGACCTCCAGTCCCCGAATCCCTGGTCTCCAAGGCCGGAATTCCATGGAATTTCAGGATcgatgaggagctgctgggggacGGGCACAGCTACAGCCCGCGGGCGCTGCACTCGTGGCTGACACGGGTGCTGTACAACCGGCGCTCCAAGATCAATCCCCTCTGGAACACCGTGCTCATCGCTGGCGTCTACGGCGGCGAGAGGTGAGAAATCCCGGGGCTGGGACTTCCAGGGACTTCTCCTTCTTCCCAGGGAAATTCCTGTACCCTTCTCCCGCCGTGGTTCCTGCTGCTTCGCGGGGAAATTGGGCTTTTCCCTGGGCTGGTttctcctcccttcttcccaaggaattcctgctttttcctggggtggtccctgctcttttccagggaattccCGGTTCCCCGGGTGATTCCCGCTCTCCCGTTCCTGCAGTTTCCTGGGATACGTGGACATGCTGGGCGTGGCCTACGAGGCGCCGTCGCTGGCCACGGGATTCGGGGCTTACCTGGCCCAGGTGAGCCCGGGCTCGCGTCTTTAGTTGCTCGTCAGATTATTAATtgatccttttctttttttagttcatcatttttaaaatagattgtATCCTCTTTTAGCTCGTTATTTTCTAGTTCATAGTTTGTTAATCGATATTCTGATTTTTGATCTGATTTTAATTAATCTGTTCCTTTATTCCTAATCCCTGTGCAGCCACTGCTGCGGGCGGAGCTGGAGCGGGACCGGGATCGGCTCCCGACGCGGGAGGAGGCgcgggagctgctggagcgCTGCCTGAGGGTGCTCTACTACAGGGATGCTCGGTCATTTAATAGGGTTTgtatcccaaatccatccccaaatccatcccaaaatccatGGGATCCACTCCAAACCCATCCCaatcctgggagctgctggagcgcTGCCTGAGGGTGCTCTACTACAGGGATGCTCGGTCATTTAATAGGGTTTgtatcccaaatccatccccaaatccatcccaaaatccatGGGATCCACTCCAAACCCATCCCaatcctgggagctgctggagcgcTGCCTGAGGGTGCTCTACTGCAGGGATGCTCGGTCATTTAATAGGGTTTGtatcccaaatcctgggaatttGTCCCAAAATCCATCACCAAATCCATGGGAGCCagcccaaacccatcccaatcGCAGGGTTTTTCCCATGGAATTGTAGGGCTGGGATTGAGGCATTCCGGGGTTTTTCCTGTGGAATTCCGGTGGGGATTGAGGAATTCCGGGGTTTTCCCACAGTACGAGGTCGCCACGGTGACGGAGAAGGGCGTGGAGCTGGAGGGACCCCTGACCCTGGAAGCCAACTGGGACATCGCCCACCTGGTCAGGTAATTCCCACCTGGAATatcgggatttgggaattctggggacATCCAGGAAATTCCCACCTGGATACAGCGGGATTGGTAATTCCAGAGGGACATCCAGGTGTTCTGAGTGAGATCCAGGTGTTCCAGGGTGACAATTCCTGCTCCCTGAGGAACATCCAGGTGTTCCCAGGGACATCCAGCTGGTTTTCCTGCCCCTCTAAcccctgtttttcccttttttcccatttttccagagGTTTCGAGTGATCTTCAGGAGCTGCTCCGGCCTCAGCCTGTTTTTATCCCATCCCTTCTTTCCCCTGGAATGGCAAACCTGGTGTTTTTGGGAATAAAATACATCATTTAAGACCAATCCGTGTGTTTGTTCTTTGGGAATCCTCAAAAAATCGTGGGAATTCTCCCAGAAAAGGCAGATCTCAGGGAGTTCTGGAATTCTGGATGGATGCTGTGGCTCCAAATCCCAATTTTTACTGAAATTGTGGAATTTTTGAGGTGGGATGGAGCCTGGGAATCCCTAAACCCTGTCCACGATTTTGGGGCACTCCATGGGATTtctccccaaaacccaaacccgGGGGGAATTTCAAGGCAATTCCCAagcctgggaattccaggatgggTCGGGATTAGTTGGTTGGACTCAAAATGGCTCAAATTTGCCCCACATCCTTTTCCAGGGAATTCTGAGATGGTCCCAAACCCCCTTtggaaacagagaagaaaaattggggaaaaactgggtTAGAATCccaattttttgggaatttttgctGCTTCAAACGGACCCACAGGGGTTTTTCTGGGAGTTCTGGGGTATGGAATATTTCAGTAAATGAAGGAAATGTCAATGAAATATTGGAATGTTGCTGTAAAACCCTGGAATATTTCCATAAAGTTAAGTAAAATCTCAATAAAATATTGGAATCTTTCTATAAAGTTTTGAAAATGTCCATAAAATATTGgaatatttcaataaaaataagGGAATTCAATAAAATGTTGGAATATTTCACTTAAACCTTGGCATAATAATTAACCAAGGCAAcaaaaatccaattaaaatgGAATTATTCCCctgcccattgccaaaattcctccagcagcatttccccaacttttcctttaaaaaacccaggaattttccacagaaaaaacCAATTCTGACCCTGAAGAATTAATTAAATCCAGGATTTTTCCATCCAAATCCCACGGGaatgaaagcattttttccACAATAAAAACACCGTTTATTTATAAATCCATTTCCCTGCTTTTATTCCACGTTTTCCACTCCTGTACAATTCCAAGCTGAtccataatttttttatttttaaattttatttattgtgatttttttttaaatttttttccctgttttccttcgggaaaaaaaaaacaaaaacaaaacaaaaaaaaaacctccacaaaTCTTATGGAAAAACAGGTGCCAGGTGCctctggaatttgggaattccaagaatttttaaaattaaaaaaaaaaatcttcccaaaAAACATGCAAATTCCAGTAAAAAATTGGAGCTGGCAGTGAAAAATCAACccaaaaatctttatttttcaattgGTATGTTTGGGTTTTTCGTCACAGTTTTAGTCCCAAATCCCGGATTTTCCGATCCTATGGAAGGCGGGGTTTTCCAGGATGGTTCTTTTTTCAATAAAGTTGATCATTAATGATCCAAAAGGGGGAAATCCAAGGAAAAGTTGGGGTTTTCTGCCCCTCcaatgggaattttttgggtgAGAAATTGGGAAAATCGAGGTCGGGGTCAGGAAAAGCAGCGCCAATCCCAAAAATTGCTGGCGTGGAATGGTGGCTTCACAATTCCCAAGCCAAATTCCCTCAAAACTCCCTAAAATTCCACCAAAATTCCATAAAAATTCctgatttccattttaaaaaaccccaaaataacacAATCTTCGCAGCCAATCCAAAGGAATTTTCCAGGTTGAATtccaaaaacaaaaatcaaggaaaaaagaacgaaaaattccccaaattttctGGGGAGTTAAATCcggggatttttttgtcttctttgaAAAAATACGGGGCACAAACAACGTCAAATTCCCACTGCTAAAAACCAGGAATTATGGTACAAGTGAGGTaaagaaaattcccaaaaaatgtCCACCCACAAGAGAGAATTCCAAGGAAATACCAACACAGTGAatccaagttttttttttttttcagttttttttaagatttaaaaaaacagaaaaaaaaagccacgaaaatcctcccaaaaaatCGGCGAAAACGGCAAATCCggaaaaatcccagaaatccGCTGGGAACTGAGATCTCATCTGTTTGTTCCGAAAACTGGGAATGTCCTTTGTCTTGGGGCAAAGCATTTGGGAACATTCTTTGATTTTGGGGCCAAAAATTGGGAATATCCTCGGGTCTTTGGGgctaaaaaatgggaatatcCTTTAATTTCTGGGataatttctattatttttaataattggCTCTCCaaaaccagggaacatccttCAATTTTTGGGGCCGAACCCAGGGAATTTCCTTTAATTTGGGCGGCCAAAAATAGGGGATATCCTTCAATCTTTGTGGCAGAAAATTGGGAATACCCTTCAATTTCTGGGACGTGTTTGGCTCTCTGAAAAACAGGGAATATCCTTTAAGTTTTGGGGGCCAGTAATTGGGAATATCCTTCCATTTCTGTGGCCAAAAATTTGGAATTTCCTTCAATTTTCGGGCCCAAAACCAGGGAACAGCCCTTCCATTCCCCGTGCTCCTTGGCCTCTCCAAACCCAGGAATTTCCGGGATGAATCcgtccaattttttttttccttttttctgggaattctcaAATTTCCATCAGCTCCAAATCCGCCTCCTCGAAACCGTAGAACGACTCGGCCTCGCTCTCCCCCTCGAAGAGCCGGTGCAGGATTTCGGGATCAGCCTCGGGGTCGtcattttctgggaattctggggacGATTCCCTGGTTTTGGCGATTTTCAGCCTCTCCTCCATGGCGGCaatcagctcctcctgctcgTCGCCGTTGCGCCGTGGCGATCCCGAGTCTCCGGCCGGCCCCGGCAGGACGCTGGCCAGCAGGAAAGATTTCCGGATCAATTCCGGGCAATTCCCGAGGATTTCCAAAGCTTCTCCCAgccaccccagcagcagctggagcagcgcgGAGGAGTCGGAATCCACCAGATCTTTCGCCTGTTCTTTCCATTTCTTATGGAGGAAACTTTTCAGGGATCTCTTGACGCACACGTCCAGGGGTTGGATCCGGGAGCTGCATCCGGCAGGGATGACGGCCGGCAGCGCTCCGGCCGCGCTGAGCACGGCCAGCACCTCCTCGGACAGGTGCGTCCGGTGGCAATCCAGGACCAACATGCCTTTGGAAGCGCCGCCTCGGCATTCCGTGTGTTTCCTCCACACTCTGGCCGCCCACAATTCCATGATCTCGTCGTCGCCGCAGCCGTTCTCCTTGGATTCCAGCaggatggatttgggaatgATGGCCGGGCAGGGGAGGTGGCCTCTGGAGATGACCAGAGCGGGAAGGACGCTGCCGTCGGCCAGCACGGTCAGCACCAGCTCGCACCAGGGCTCCCCGTTGCCCACCGTCTGCAGCGCGCTCTCCTTCCGGTCATCGCTGCCCAGCACTTCCACGTCCAGGAAAAGGGAGATTTCATCCACAGCGGCGATCATGGCTAGGGGCAGCTCCTGCGTGTGGATCTGGCGCTGCACGAACTCGATGAAGGCTCCGGCGTTTCCCTGGATCTCCTTGGGAAGAGGGTGGGCGACGCCGCGGCGCGTGTGGGTGCTGAGGTGGTGCCGCAGCATGAACCGCACAGCCCACTCGTAGGAGATCTGGAACCCTCCTTCCAGAGACCGCCCGATCTTCGTGGCCTTCTGGAAAAGCGTCTCCTCGTTGACCGGCAGCTGCTGCTCGCGCTGGGTCAGGACCCACTCGGCCAGTTTCTCCTCGGCCTCCAGGCTGAGGTATTTGCCCTCGGGCAGCTCGGGGCGGTCGTCGTGGAAGGCCTGGAAGCGCCGGAGCCAGCGGCGGATGCGGCGCGGAGGGTTCCGGAAATGCTGGGCCGCCTGCTCCGTGCTGGAGCACAGCGCGAACAGAACCACGCGCAGCTTCTTGACGGAAAGCTGCTCCTTTTTGGTGGGTTCGGGGTCCTTCTGGGGAGGCTCCGGCGGGTTTGGGGCGGGGTTCGCGTCGGGGGGCGGGGGggttgggggttttggggggttttggggtggggtttgggggttttggggggtttggggttttggagggggaggaggggagggggttTGGCAGGGGGGTTGTGGCGTGTCCTGGGTGTGCctggaaaaaagggggaattggGAAAAGTGAAATTTTTGGCGTGTTTGGGGAttgggaagaaagggaaggggggaaaaaagggagaaaaggagaaaaaagggggaagaaggggaaaatgaggggaggaaaaaggaggggggagagaaaaagggaaaaaaatggggaaggcgggggaaggggaggaaaagggagtgaaaaaagaggggagaaaggagggaaagaaggaggaaaagggggtAAGGAAAAATATGGGGAAtgaaaagggaataaaaggggaCAATAGGGAGGGAAAGGCgggggggaaaggaaaacaaggggagagaaaaaaagaagggaaaaggcaggtggggaaatgagaaaaaattcccaatcccatggactgggagggatgaggaaaaCCTGGAATTTTTGGCTTACCTGGAATGTGATATCCAAGAAGGCCCTGgaataaaacagaatatttcagGTTTTTATTCTGATTCATTTGAGGTGGTTTAGGTCTTTActtctatttaattttatttcagaggggtttgggatttgtgggagttcctggaaaagctggacTCAAACCAAGCTCCCTCAGGAATGAATTCTGAATTTCcatcccattaaaaaaaaaaagggaaaaattaattcagtttgTTCCCAACCCGAGCTCCAGAATATGAATGTTTCTCGGATTTTGACAGGAGCTCttggttttttcctgttttcccgttttttcccccgGTTTTACCTTGGACAATGATGTTGCTGGACTCGTGGGAGGGGTTGAACACCAAATGCTTGGCCATGGAGTCGCCCTCGGAGGTGACgaagaggcaggaggagcacgAGAGCCTCACCCCactgggaaatgggggaaaaaagaggggaaatgggaaagagggcaaaaacagatggaaaagggagaaatgggggagaaaaggagggaaaaatgagggacaaaggggaaaaatagaagggaaaaatgggaaaaagggggaaagaaggaaaaaagtgggAGGGGGgcaaaaaggaagaggaaaagggggaaaaaatagagggaaagagaaggaaaaagggggaaaagaggggaaagaaaaagggaggaaaaggggaggaggaagaaaaagaaataaactttaATTTCAGATATAAAAATGTGTCCAACCACTCATTAATAACTAAATTATTGCTAACTAAATCATTCTTATCAATTATTTATTGTTAATAATGAAATTtataataattaaattattgaTCATCATTAAATATTacataataattattaataattaaaatgtaaaatccCCTCCTCTGGAGCACAATAGGAAGGGGACCcataaatcccaaaatccctggattttcccCCAGAATGAAAAATGTCAGGAATTCCCAGGGGCTGGAATTGGGATTTTGGAAATTTTTTCCATACCTGGCCGTGTAGTTTTTGAACAAAGCCAAGTATTTGGGGCTTTTTCGGGGAACGTGGTtgctggagagggaaaaagatggaaaagtcaGGGATAAATGTGGATAAAGAGCTgtaaaatcaaagaaaacaacccccaaataataaaaaatcccTTATAAAACCCTATTAAATTCCCTAAAAATCAGATAAAACACACAATGAATCCATATAAAATAGCCcataaaattcaaataaatacCCTAAAAAATTCATATAAAATTCCCTAGAAGATTATATAGGCCTATATCCTATAAAATACCCTATAAATCCATTGAAAATAGCCTATATAATCCATAAAAATTCCCCTCTAATATCCACACAAAATCTCATCCAGAACCCCATAATATTCCCAATGAAACGCCATAAAATCCcctataaaataatataaaatcaTCCATAaatccatattaaaaaaaaaaaaaaaacaccataaaaaTCACCTACAAACCCATAAAAAATCCCtataaaactggaaaaaactggaaaactgctgaggagcccagaattgttcccaaatcccagacTGTTCCATCCTTGATCATGTGGTTGGCGTAGGCGCGGGAGCAGCAGGaatctcccattttcccccagttttttgcagttttccccgtttttttcccaaatcccgCTGTTTTCCCCCGAAGCCCGTACTTGACCACGTGGTTGGCGTAGGCgcgggagcagcaggaatttcccattttccccccgttttttgCAGTTTTCCCCCCGCTTTTTTCCCAAATCCCGCTGTTTTCCCCCGAAGCCCGTACTTGACCACGTGGTTGGCGTAGGCgcgggagcagcaggaatttcccattttccccccgttttttgCAGTTTTCCCCCCGCTTTTTTCCCAAATCCCGCTGTTTTCCCCCGAAGCCCGTACTTGACCACGTGGTTGGCGTAGGCgcgggagcagcaggaatttcccatttccccccgttttttgcagtttttcccccgttttttccccaaatcccgcTGTTTTCCCCCGAAGCCCGTACTTGACCATGTGGTTGGCGTAGGTgcgggagcagcaggaatttcccattttccccccgttttttgcagtttttcccccattttttccccaaatcccgcTGTTTTCCCCCGAAGCCCGTACTTGACCACGTGGTTGGCGTAGGCgcgggagcagcaggaatttcccattttccccccgttttttgCAGTTTTCCCCCCGCTTTTTTCCCAAATCCCGCTGTTTTCCCCCGAAGCCCGTACTTGACCACGTGGTTGGCGTAGGCgcgggagcagcaggaatttcccattttccccccgttttttgcagtttttcccccgttttttccccaaatcccgcTGTTTTCCCCCGAAGCCCGTACTTGATCATGTGGTTGGCGTAGGCGCGGGAGCAGCAGGTGCTGTAGCGGCACAAGGAGCAGTGCACGTAGGTGGGGAAGTGGTTGGGGAAGTCGGGGATCTCGAAGCTGCACTCCAGGCACGTCTGCCGGCCCAGGCCGCTCCTGGggcaaaaaaaggcaaaatccctcaaaaccgGGGCTTCTGTGGGATGGGGGAGGTGGGGAGGAAAGGTTGATGGCCggatttgggatggggttttGCTCCAAatgaattattatttaaaataaatctataTTAGTGAACTAATATTAAAtctaatattaaatattaaatctATTAAATCTATTAATATTAAACTAATATTATCAATACTGCTAATAAATTCCAGGACAGAATTCCAGCTTTAATTTCCTGTTTTCCAGCTCCACCTTTCCAAACCAAGCTCagaattcctgtttttttccccggAATGACACAATTTTCTCCCAcaatttcccaaatttttcccagaaaatcaCTGATGTTTTCTTGCTAGCCCTCTTGGGGACGCTTTCGTGGccggggaaccccaaaattcccattctTTGCCTAAATTCCTGTATTTTCCCTACTTTTCCCTCGACTTTCCCCaaaattcctattttttccaggaaaagcaCTGACTCTTTTTTTGCTGGCTCTCTTGAGGATCCCATGGTGGCTGGGGAATCCCGAAATTCCCGAGTTTTCACCAAAATACCCGTTTCTTCCCCCCAGATTTTCCACCAAATTCCTGgcttttcccaaaattcccattttccccccaaattcggCTTTTTCCCAGAAAAGCGCTGACGTTTTTTTGCCGGCTCTGCGGGGGGCGTTGCGGTGGCACAGG contains:
- the POGZ gene encoding LOW QUALITY PROTEIN: pogo transposable element with ZNF domain (The sequence of the model RefSeq protein was modified relative to this genomic sequence to represent the inferred CDS: inserted 2 bases in 1 codon), producing MADTDLFMECEEEELEPWQKISDVIEDSVVEDYNSMEKTPTGGNAAVQPGGQSLLLAQSPAPGLGAVVTQPLLRPVQLMQNANHGTNPPAGTQPIFITTQGFPVQNVRPVQSPMNQVGIVLNVQQGQTVRPITLVPAPGTQFVKPAVGVPQVFSPVAQVRPGSAGPGRPATNAFATVIPATLTLRSTVPQAQAPQQMSIASFVTVKRPGVPGDGGGSAGGPEVAKLVNTLGTVPSLAHGPAALAVANSSPGTAQRGTASEASASAAPRKGSSSPIPSLDFQDGGRKVCPKCDSQFRVTEALRGHMCYCCPELVEFLKKRKSLDSEPAPPSAXRPPPPPRARPPPPPPTPPKAAPEPGEGGADPAQAKLIMLVDEFYYGRDGGKGAAVPPCPRVPTSFRCPHCTKRLKNNIRFMNHMKHHVELDQQNGEVDVHTICQHCYRHFSTPFQLQCHLENVHSPYESSTKCKICEWAFESEPLFLQHMKDTHKPGEMPYVCQVCQYRSSLYSEVDSHFRLIHEDTRHLLCPYCLKVFKNGNAFQQHFMRHQKKSVYHCNKCRLQFLFAKDKIEHKLQHHKTFRKPKQLEGLKPGTKVTIRASRGQPRSLPLEPSHGMGLDPAPLGSSSDPQPLFLCHRNAPRRAGKKTSGLGRQTCLECSFEIPDFPNHFPTYVHCSLCRYSTCCSRAYANHMINNHVPRKSPKYLALFKNYTASGVRLSCSSCLFVTSEGDSMAKHLVFNPSHESSNIIVQGPSWISHSRHTQDTPQPPCQTPSPPPPPKPQTPQNPQTPPQNPPKPPTPPPPDANPAPNPPEPPQKDPEPTKKEQLSVKKLRVVLFALCSSTEQAAQHFRNPPRRIRRWLRRFQAFHDDRPELPEGKYLSLEAEEKLAEWVLTQREQQLPVNEETLFQKATKIGRSLEGGFQISYEWAVRFMLRHHLSTHTRRGVAHPLPKEIQGNAGAFIEFVQRQIHTQELPLAMIAAVDEISLFLDVEVLGSDDRKESALQTVGNGEPWCELVLTVLADGSVLPALVISRGHLPCPAIIPKSILLESKENGCGDDEIMELWAARVWRKHTECRGGASKGMLVLDCHRTHLSEEVLAVLSAAGALPAVIPAGCSSRIQPLDVCVKRSLKSFLHKKWKEQAKDLVDSDSSALLQLLLGWLGEALEILGNCPELIRKSFLLASVLPGPAGDSGSPRRNGDEQEELIAAMEERLKIAKTRESSPEFPENDDPEADPEILHRLFEGESEAESFYGFEEADLELMEI
- the PSMB4 gene encoding proteasome subunit beta type-4, producing MEVGAAPPPFWAGGPAPGQTYIPRALGHTGIAPRATGTGSAALPAGRTLSPMVTGASVLGLKFSGGVMLAADMVGSYGSLARFRGISRLLKVNDSTVLGASGDLADFQHLRQLLEQMVIDEELLGDGHSYSPRALHSWLTRVLYNRRSKINPLWNTVLIAGVYGGESFLGYVDMLGVAYEAPSLATGFGAYLAQPLLRAELERDRDRLPTREEARELLERCLRVLYYRDARSFNRYEVATVTEKGVELEGPLTLEANWDIAHLVRGFE